The following is a genomic window from Bacteroidia bacterium.
TATCCCCCTAATTGCCGCTTCACTACTCCAATTACTAATATTTTTATTATGATTTCACTCAAGGCAACGATCACTATTATGTTAGTTATTATGACTACATATCTATTTGGTCAGGAGTCGCGCCCAGTCGGTTTTGGACTGGAAATACAGCCCAGAGTTGTATCAGAAATTTTTACAAATAGCAATCTGGGGAAATCTTCTTCATTGTTGGGAGGCGCTGTCTCGGGAAATATTTTTTTCGACATCACGCCCAATTACACGCTAAAAACAGGATTGGGACTCAACATTCAGCGAATTGATCACAAGGACTACACCTTTATTCTGCCTTGTGATATTGGCACACAGGGAGTTGATTCTACAAACTCCTGGGGCCAGATTCAAGAAACGATTACCTATATGAGTATTCCGATCTCCAACCGCATTGCTTTTTCCCAAAATGACAACCGGTTTTATCTTCAGATAGGTGCAGAGGCATTGATCAGAATAAATAATTCGGGCACATTCAGCCTTTATGAGTGTGGCACGAAAACAGATGTTGATATCAGTTCATCCTACAGCCTTTCCCCGGCACTTGTAACCGGAAACCTTGGCATTGGCTATGAGGCTACACTTGCGGGCTCAGGGAAAATTTATGTCGAACCCAATGTGGCCTATTCATTTAATACGATTTTTCAGAAAATGTCTACAGATGAGCTTATCAACCATAGCAGATTAATAAATATCGGTATAGCCGCAGGTATTCGTTTTCGGTAGAAAATAATTATTTACCCAAATAAAAAACGCGCCAGGTGATAATACCCGACGCGTTTTTTTTATTTTCCTGTAAATCAACTCTTCGCAGCAATCGGCGCTTTGGAAGTGCGCACCCATGCAACAAATCCGGTCAGCGCACCGAGAACAATATTGGCCGGGACGGTTTCATATTCTCCTCTGGAAATATGTAGTCCAGCAGCCAATACCATGACAGCGATCAGTCCGTATGCGGCATACACCGTCATTTTGGGCTGGATGCGTGTAAGCGAAGGCACAATCAGACCTATGGCGCCAAGCAGTTCGGCAATGCCCGCAAGGCGGGGTACCCACGACCCGACATCTGACACCCAGGGCATCTGGGTCGCCAACTGGTCAAGCGGAGTGAAAGTTTTGGTAAACCCTGCGGCGGCAAAAGCCAATGCCAAAAGGCCTTGTACAATCCATGATGCAATGTTCATAAGGGCTAGTTGTTAATGGTTATTGGTTATTGGTTATTGGTTATTGGCTATTGGCTATTGGCTAATGGCTATTGGCTAAAAGCTAATGGCTAATGGCTAATGGCTAATGGCTAATGGCTAAAAGCTAATGGCTAAAAGCTAATGGCTAAAAGCTAATGGCTAATGGCTAATGGCTAATGGCTAATGGCTAAAAGCTAATAGCCAATGAGCAGATACAATATAGTAATTTCTATGTTTAAACATCAATTTTTATTTATGAAATTTTCCGGAATTCGTGCTGATCTGTTTATATTGATTACTCTCTCAAAAATTGCCGGAATATGAATTTCATCACCTACCTCTTCCGAATGATTTTGCCGGGAATCATTTTCCCCGCAACCCTATGGGCACAAACGCCCCTGCTGAAAAACCAGTCCCGACCGGGCGATTTTGTCGTGGAACCGCCTACATTGATCTGTGCCGGCTTTGAGTGGCCGGTCTATGGCGACGAAAACCGAAACGCCACAGTCGCTGTTTCCTATCGCCTCAAGGGCGAAACCGTCTGGAAAGAGGCACTTCCCTTGCTCCGCATTGGGGGTGAAAAAATATTTGGCCACGACCAACGCTGGGTTTATACCACACCCCACATGTTTGCCGGAAGTATCTTTAATCTTGAACCTGGCAGCTACTACGAATGTAGATTTACCCTAACCGATCCCGATGGTACGGAAGGGAAAACAGAAGAAATGGTAACCATTCGCACCAAAACAGAACCGCAGCCCTATCCACATGGAAATATCTACCACGTCTATCCGGTCGGTTATGATGGCCCAAAGGAAAGTCCGGCATTTACTGGTCTCAATGAAGCCTACTATGACGGAGGCAATCTCGGCGACTGGTGGCTGGTGCCCGATCCCCGCGTAAAACCCGGCGATGTGATTCTCGTTCACGCTGGCCTTTACAAAGGCGACCGGATGAATTATGTAGATCCGCTCGCACTCAATTTTCACGGGACATATGTCCTGACTCAGAAAGGAACAGCAGAGAAGCCGATTACTATCAAAGCCGCAGGTGATGGGGAAGTGATTTTTGACGGAGATGGCGCTTATCGCCTCTTTGATGTGATGGCTGCGGATTATCATTTATTCGAAGGAATTACCATCCGCAATACTGATATCGCCTTTTACGCCGGACTCAAACACGTCATGGGTTGCAGTGGTCTTACGGTCAAAAGCTGCAAAATCGAAGACGTGGGCATTGCAGTAATGACGCATAGCGAAAATTCGAAGGACTTCTACATCGCCGACAACTATATGACCGGGCGCCACGACCCCGATACGCTGATGGGCTGGTACGGATTTGAAAATCCCTCACCAATGACTTCCTACTATGCAGTAAAAGTCTATGGCCAAAGCCATGTGATCTGCCACAATAGCATCAAGTACTTCCACGATGGAATCTGCGTCGATACCCACGGACTACCTGAAGAAGGACAGGACAAAAAATGTGTATCTATCGACATTTACCGGAATGATATTTTCAACACCTCCGATGACTTTATCGAGTCTGACGGCGGGGTACACAATATCCGCATATTTGAGAACCGGGGATTTAATGCCTATCACGCAGCGCTGAGTGCACAGCCGATTTTTGGCGGGCCGGTGTATTTTGTCCGGAATATCTGCTACCATGTGCCCGGTACAGCTTTGAAATATACCATTCGCCCGGCGGGAATTTTCACTTACAACAATACCTTTTGTATGGAAACCAGTATCAGCGGATTTTCCAACGGACATTTTCGAAACAACCTCTTTATGGGCCCTGAAGACAGCCGTGCGGCGATGAGTGCTACTACATACACAAATTATTCTTCTTCTGATTACAACGGATACAGATATAAAAAGGACGCTAAAATTTCTTACCGGTGGCGGTATCCCATTGACCCTGCACACAATCACGCTGCAGACAAAGAACTCACCTGGACAGAGATGTACGGACTGACCGGTGTGGAGGATATTATGGGCTGGGAGACACATTCGGTCGAACTCGACTACGATATTTTCGAAAATGTCCAAAAACCCGACCCTGCCCGGAAGGGATTTGTTTATCCGGTGGGGAACAGCGATTTCCGCCTGAAAAAAGGTGCCGATGCCATTGATACGGGGTGTGTTTTACCCAATATCACCGACGGTTTTACCGGAAAATCGCCTGATCTTGGGGCATTGGAATATGGCACACCACCGCCAGTGTATGGGGTGAGGCTGAAGAAGTAGCCCCTGGCCCTGATTGCAGTTATTTGGAGAATCGCTTGTTTGACAACAGCTTTTCATGAACCCAGTCTTTGTTTGACCGGCTTATGGGAATATGTTCCTCCCCGATTGTTATTTCAGAATTATCAAAACTATTAATCCTCGATACGGAAACAATGAAGGACTTATGCACGCGAATAAACTGATCGTGATCCAGGTTTTCTTCTAAAGCCTTGAGTGGCATCAGCGTCATATATTTTCCATTTTCCGTGTGGATCATCACATAGTTTTGCAGCGACTGGATAAACAGGATTTCTGCGGTGTTTATCTTCTCATATTTGCCGTCACATTTGATAAAAAAGTAATCTGGCTCAGACTGAACCGACTCAGCAATATTTTTCTGCTTTTTAAGCAGGTACAATTCCCTCGCTTTTTTTACCGCCTTGAAAAACCGGTTGAAAGTAATGGGTTTCAGCAGGTAATCTACCACATCAAACTGAAAGGCTTCCAGGGCGTAATGAGGATAAGCTGTGGTAAGAATAACCGGGGGGAGAGACGACCTGAGATTAAGAAAATCAATACCGGTCATAAAGGGCATTTCAATATCCAGAAAAATAAGATCAGGCTTTTCCGTCTCCATGAGTTGATCAAGTTCTACCGGGTTCTGAACAATTCCTATCAGTTCGAGGTAATCGACTACCGCCACATGACGGGCCAGTCCCTCACATGCCAGCGGCTCGTCATCTACGATTATGCACCTTATTTTCACGCCAGCTCCAGTTTCAGTTTAACAGTAAATACTTCAGGATTTTCAGCAATAATCAGTTCATGTTTATTGGCATATAGCAGTTCCAGCCTTCGTTTTACATTGGACAGTCCGATGCCCGGAGATATTTCAGATCTGCCTGATCCTCTGCTGTTTTCAATTTCCAGATAAATAGTCTCTGCTTCACATAAGGCAAGCTGCATCCGTATGAAGTTAGCTTTACCTTTTGCTTTAGAGACATGTTTGAATGCATTTTCTACAAAAGGAAGGATTATAAAAGGGGCAATCATTACCGCCTGATCCACCTGTTGATTGATATCAAAGGTCAGTTCGGTCTGATCTTCACGCAGCCTGAGACTTTCCAGTTCGATAAAACCCTCAATAAAATCAAGCTCCTTTCTAAGGGGAATAAACGGGTCATTGCACTCATACAGCTGGTATCGCAACATATCAGAAAATGAAGCCAGTGCCTCAGCGGCAAGATCAGGATTTTTGTGGATCAGTACATAAATAGAATTGATGGTATTAAACAAAAAATGCGGGTTGATCTGTGATTTCAGGTATTTCAGTTCTGATTCAAGATTTTCCTTTTGAAGGGTGATTTTTTCCCGCTCGGTATGAATCCAGTTTTTGGCCAGTTTTACGCTCATGGCCAGCGTCATGCTTGCCGAAGTCGAAGGCAGGGCTGCCCTTGAGAAGAAAAACATAAAGTCTGAAGGCTCTCTTCCGAAAAGCTGGGCAAATGTCTTATCCGAAAGGTATGCGTTTAAATAATAACCTGAGGCTATGAGGGCTGAGCAGGCGAAAATGGTCAGTAAAAGCAGCAGGATATAAACGCCAAACTTTCCCCTGGAAAGAAACTTCGGGATAAGATAATACAGATTAAAATAGGCGCCCATAGCCTGAAAAATAATATACCCGATAAATTTTACAGGCAGTTCTCCGCCAAAAAGATAGGCCCATGAATTTTCCAGACTATCCGTATTGATTACCAGCCAGGTGAGGTGGTAACAGATCCAGAACGGGATATGGTAAATCTTGTATTTGTATAACCAGGCGATCATTGAGTGAAATCATGAGATTCCGGCCAAAGTAAGGTTTACTTTCAGATAACCCGCACAACATTGACGAATGGCCTGAAATAATTGATAAACGGAAAAATACCAATTAAGTGCTGCATGTCAAGTTTTTCAGGCGGATAGTCAATGCTTTCTGCACAGAGGAAATAAGCGCTTTTATTTTGTTCAAAAAGCAAAATGAACAAGTCTCTGTTATCAGCCTTTATCACTTTGATAAGTCTTCCCGGTTTTGCCCAGATAAGCGGCGTCGTTGCCGATGATCTGCAACAGGGTATCCCGTTTGCCAATGTGCTATTGTATCAATCTGCAGACAGCAGTTTCCTCACCGGTGTGAATACCAATGAAACCGGACATTTCACGATCCATCACAGGTCTCCTGGAAATTATTACATCCAGATCAGCAGGATTGGATACAAAACCAGTAATTGTTTACCTGTAAATCTTAGTGAAAATGGTCAGGCAGATCTGGAAACGATTACCCTGGAAAGTGAGGCCGCCACATTGGATGAAGTCGTAATTTCTGCCAGAAAAGACATTATCCAGCAGACGCCTCTGGGAAAAGTAGTCAATGTACAAAGCAGCCTTCTCACCAAAGGAAGCAATGCCTTACAGTTACTGGAGCGGCTACCCGGCGTTATTACAGATAAAAGTAATAATGAATTCAGCCTTAACGGGCAGAAGGGAGTTACGGTACTGATAAATGGCCGAAGGGTAATGATGAGCCAGTCCGAAATCATGGCGCTGCTGGAAAACACGCTGGCAGATAATATCGAAAAAGTGGAGTTGATCACCTCTCCCTCTTCCCGCTATGATGCGGATGGCGGTGCCGGTATCATCAATATCATCATGTTGCAAAACACCGCTCAGAAAAGTCGGTTTGGCTTTACCACTATGGCCGGATACGGCTTCAGGGAGAAGGCTTCTGTTTCAATAAATTACCAGAGAAACTGGAACAAATTCAGCTTAACCGGCACCTACGGGTATCTGAGAGACGTGCGGCGATCCGGTTTTGCTGGTTTTGGCACCTCCTCCAAACCGGCAATTCTCGGTGGCAACAGTACGGCTGATTTTTCCACTTTCAGTCGTGCATTTCAAAACGGGCATAATCTGAATCTGGCTGCAGAATACAGGCCGGCAGCCGGTGTTACTTTAGGTACAGACTGGATTTTGTCCTTCGCCCAAAACCACAATTTATCCAACAATAACGTAGCCTGGGATACCGAAGAATTTGGTTATCTGGCCATGAAAGGTCTCTCTGATGGGGAAAGCCGCAGGGCGAATCTGATAGGTTCAATTTTTCTCGACAAAAACTGGAAGGGAAATCGAATCAGCCTTGACCTGAGTACCCTGGGCTATTTCAATGATAATCCGGCCAATATAGATTCCGATTACTTTGATGAAAACGGAGAACCCTTACTCCCGCCTTCTGAAATATTTACCACCGGGAACCGTGGGAAGAGCCTTTCAGATATACACGTGGGGGTAGCCAAAATTGATTATGAGCGGTCTTTTGGCTCATCAGTAAAAGGAGAGTTTGGCGGAAAAATCAGTTTCTCTGACAATAAAAACGACAGCAATATTGAAAGCCTGATAAACGGAAAATGGCAAACAGACACCCGATCCCAAAGTCTTATCCTGAGTAAAGAAAAGATCATGGCTGCTTACAGCCAGTTCAGGTTTAATCTGGGCCAGAAAAACAGTTTGCATGCCGGTCTGAGATATGAGTTTTGGCGAAGGGACATCAATACCGAAAAAGAGCCATTTCGCATCTCTGGCCTCTTTCCCACAGTGCTTTTCACCAGAGGTCTAAAAGAAGGGCAATCCTTTAACATGGGTTACAGCAGGCGAATTACCCGTCCGCTTTACACCGATCTGATTTCCAATCTGTTTTACAACGATCCAACCTTTGTTTTCTCTGGCAACCCCTCTTTGAAGCCAACGCTGACAGACCAGATCAAACTGGACTATAATATCCCCGGGCTGAGTAGCAGTCTGATTTTTCAATACGATAAAAACCCCATTCTCAGGTACCAGATTACTACCAATAAGGAGCAGAACATCGGCATTTCTTCCCCACAAAACCTTGATTACAGTAAAAGTATAACCCTCTTTCTAAATGCCCCTCTCCAGATCACCCACTGGTGGAAAATGTCTGTAAGCAGCACCAGCTCTCTCCGGAATTATCAGATTTCTTATACACCAGTGGTGGCGGCAAAAACCTATTTGTTTCAGTCCTTTAATGTTAGTCAGAATTTTACAGTGCCGGGCGATATAGAACTGGAATTGTCCGGTTGGAGAAACCTGCGTTCCTATGATGGAAGTAACCGCATCGCGGGTTTTGGGGTGGTAAATCTTGGCCTGGCCAAGAAACTCAAAAATGACAAAGGAACCATTGCTTTGAACCTGCCCGATCTGTTCAGAACATTCAAAGTGCATACTTATATTGGAGGAATGACAAATCTTATTTTCGATATTAAAAGTGAATCTGACTGGCGCGACGAAACCGCCTTGTATCAGGTTTTCAGGTTGAGCTATTCGAGAAGTTTTGGCGGCAAAGTGACGCAGCAAAAACGAACCCGGGAAGAGGAGTTAAGGCGGGTGAATAATTGAGTTTTGCAGGGCAATTCTCCCCTGAAACTATATTTTCATAACAGGCTTACTTTTTATTTCATGTATCGTATTGTAGCAAGCCACTAAGGCTACTAACAACAATACCTATGAAAAAGATCTGGGCATGGGCTGCCCAAAACACTGCACTGGCTTACCTGTTTTTTACACAAGCCGCTTGTATTATCTTTGGTATTTACTGGGGTATTTCTTCGTTTTTCCCAAAAGACGAACCGAATACGCCCAAAAATCTCCTGGTCACGGTTTCTGCTTATGAAGATGCTGCCCGTACAGTTGTTGATGCTTACAATGCAGGAGTAAGCAACGACTATGACATGCAACTGCGTGTCGTATCTGAATCTGAAGCGGTAAAAACTTTCGCAGAATCGAAAAACGCTATGCTGATTTTATCCAGAAAACTGACAGATGCGGAAATCTCAAATGTTAAGTCCGACAGACTGCCCTTGTCGCAGGA
Proteins encoded in this region:
- a CDS encoding outer membrane beta-barrel protein, whose translation is MTTYLFGQESRPVGFGLEIQPRVVSEIFTNSNLGKSSSLLGGAVSGNIFFDITPNYTLKTGLGLNIQRIDHKDYTFILPCDIGTQGVDSTNSWGQIQETITYMSIPISNRIAFSQNDNRFYLQIGAEALIRINNSGTFSLYECGTKTDVDISSSYSLSPALVTGNLGIGYEATLAGSGKIYVEPNVAYSFNTIFQKMSTDELINHSRLINIGIAAGIRFR
- a CDS encoding DoxX family protein; this encodes MNIASWIVQGLLALAFAAAGFTKTFTPLDQLATQMPWVSDVGSWVPRLAGIAELLGAIGLIVPSLTRIQPKMTVYAAYGLIAVMVLAAGLHISRGEYETVPANIVLGALTGFVAWVRTSKAPIAAKS
- a CDS encoding LytTR family DNA-binding domain-containing protein, translating into MKIRCIIVDDEPLACEGLARHVAVVDYLELIGIVQNPVELDQLMETEKPDLIFLDIEMPFMTGIDFLNLRSSLPPVILTTAYPHYALEAFQFDVVDYLLKPITFNRFFKAVKKARELYLLKKQKNIAESVQSEPDYFFIKCDGKYEKINTAEILFIQSLQNYVMIHTENGKYMTLMPLKALEENLDHDQFIRVHKSFIVSVSRINSFDNSEITIGEEHIPISRSNKDWVHEKLLSNKRFSK
- a CDS encoding histidine kinase, which gives rise to MIAWLYKYKIYHIPFWICYHLTWLVINTDSLENSWAYLFGGELPVKFIGYIIFQAMGAYFNLYYLIPKFLSRGKFGVYILLLLLTIFACSALIASGYYLNAYLSDKTFAQLFGREPSDFMFFFSRAALPSTSASMTLAMSVKLAKNWIHTEREKITLQKENLESELKYLKSQINPHFLFNTINSIYVLIHKNPDLAAEALASFSDMLRYQLYECNDPFIPLRKELDFIEGFIELESLRLREDQTELTFDINQQVDQAVMIAPFIILPFVENAFKHVSKAKGKANFIRMQLALCEAETIYLEIENSRGSGRSEISPGIGLSNVKRRLELLYANKHELIIAENPEVFTVKLKLELA
- a CDS encoding outer membrane beta-barrel protein, whose product is MNKSLLSAFITLISLPGFAQISGVVADDLQQGIPFANVLLYQSADSSFLTGVNTNETGHFTIHHRSPGNYYIQISRIGYKTSNCLPVNLSENGQADLETITLESEAATLDEVVISARKDIIQQTPLGKVVNVQSSLLTKGSNALQLLERLPGVITDKSNNEFSLNGQKGVTVLINGRRVMMSQSEIMALLENTLADNIEKVELITSPSSRYDADGGAGIINIIMLQNTAQKSRFGFTTMAGYGFREKASVSINYQRNWNKFSLTGTYGYLRDVRRSGFAGFGTSSKPAILGGNSTADFSTFSRAFQNGHNLNLAAEYRPAAGVTLGTDWILSFAQNHNLSNNNVAWDTEEFGYLAMKGLSDGESRRANLIGSIFLDKNWKGNRISLDLSTLGYFNDNPANIDSDYFDENGEPLLPPSEIFTTGNRGKSLSDIHVGVAKIDYERSFGSSVKGEFGGKISFSDNKNDSNIESLINGKWQTDTRSQSLILSKEKIMAAYSQFRFNLGQKNSLHAGLRYEFWRRDINTEKEPFRISGLFPTVLFTRGLKEGQSFNMGYSRRITRPLYTDLISNLFYNDPTFVFSGNPSLKPTLTDQIKLDYNIPGLSSSLIFQYDKNPILRYQITTNKEQNIGISSPQNLDYSKSITLFLNAPLQITHWWKMSVSSTSSLRNYQISYTPVVAAKTYLFQSFNVSQNFTVPGDIELELSGWRNLRSYDGSNRIAGFGVVNLGLAKKLKNDKGTIALNLPDLFRTFKVHTYIGGMTNLIFDIKSESDWRDETALYQVFRLSYSRSFGGKVTQQKRTREEELRRVNN